From Psychroflexus torquis ATCC 700755, the proteins below share one genomic window:
- a CDS encoding prolyl oligopeptidase family serine peptidase, with translation MKNIIVFAMVILFGTTVFAQWDYPTTKKVEVIDTYFGIDYKDNYQWLEDLTNPEVETWFKEQADFSNATMSKISGRDELIAEWRKLDALQSATFSDLKKVGQRIFFKKRMPGDKVGKIYYRETMDSPDILLFDPLNFKAGKTLSVESFIPSYDGKKLLIGYSESGAEISVLQVLDIDSNTFLPDLIPATAGAMGWTFDDSAFMYMWIKSTDNKDPEGRLNPKTKLHKLGTDYKTDVDFFSNEAYPDMNIPSKAYPYISLSKNAKDFVFAGQGTVAKELILYYAPLDQFNSGNIAWKILCKASNKLINGTSDQGGLPEVFGTKVYAITYKGAEKYKLIATDLKNPDWANAETVVAEKDMSLTGYTRSKDYLLLNYSDGINSHLFKFNPKTKTNTKITLPFMGIARAKCLDTKTNDFIIDLTSWNKPLTEFMLNAETETFTASPFNQTNVYPDAYNELVVEEVEVKGHDGVMIPLSIIYKKGTKKDGSNVCFMRSYGAYGSSANPYFSTLYNALVTKGVVYAVPHVRGGGEKGEAWYKGGFKTTKPNTWKDFISCAEYMIAQGFTQSSKLSGMGTSAGGILISRAITERPDLFAAAINNVGTSNKMRGEFSANGPVNVPEFGTVKDPIEAKALYEMDGMQHVVDRVNYPAVINVAGWTDSRVVAWQPGKFAAALQNATASNKPVLMKVNYDNGHFTEDREVTWANFADQFAFVMWQCGHPDFQQKL, from the coding sequence ATGAAAAATATAATAGTATTTGCAATGGTCATCCTTTTTGGTACAACCGTTTTCGCACAATGGGATTACCCAACGACCAAAAAAGTAGAAGTAATCGACACCTATTTTGGTATAGACTATAAAGACAACTACCAATGGCTGGAGGATTTAACAAATCCCGAAGTAGAAACCTGGTTTAAAGAGCAAGCAGATTTTTCCAATGCCACAATGAGCAAAATCTCTGGAAGAGATGAACTCATTGCCGAATGGCGAAAATTAGATGCCTTGCAATCAGCAACTTTTAGCGACCTAAAAAAAGTAGGTCAACGCATTTTCTTTAAAAAGCGAATGCCTGGCGATAAAGTGGGTAAAATCTATTACCGTGAAACAATGGACAGCCCAGATATCCTACTTTTTGACCCCTTAAACTTCAAAGCAGGTAAAACCTTATCCGTCGAAAGTTTTATACCCAGTTATGATGGAAAAAAACTATTGATAGGCTATTCTGAAAGTGGGGCAGAAATTTCTGTCCTTCAGGTTTTGGATATCGATTCCAACACCTTTTTACCAGATCTTATTCCTGCCACTGCAGGTGCCATGGGTTGGACTTTTGATGATAGTGCTTTTATGTATATGTGGATAAAATCTACCGACAATAAAGACCCAGAGGGGCGATTAAACCCTAAAACAAAATTGCACAAATTAGGCACAGATTACAAAACCGACGTTGATTTTTTCAGTAATGAAGCCTATCCAGATATGAATATTCCTTCCAAAGCCTATCCTTATATATCGCTTTCAAAAAACGCCAAAGACTTTGTATTTGCAGGACAGGGCACGGTTGCCAAAGAATTAATTCTGTATTATGCCCCGTTAGACCAATTTAATTCGGGAAACATTGCGTGGAAAATCTTATGCAAAGCATCAAATAAATTAATAAATGGTACATCAGACCAAGGAGGTTTGCCAGAAGTTTTTGGCACTAAAGTATATGCCATTACTTATAAAGGTGCTGAGAAATATAAACTGATTGCTACAGATTTGAAAAATCCGGACTGGGCAAATGCCGAAACCGTCGTTGCCGAAAAAGATATGAGTTTAACAGGCTATACTCGTAGTAAAGATTACCTCTTACTCAATTATAGCGATGGGATCAATTCACATCTTTTTAAATTTAATCCCAAAACAAAGACAAACACAAAAATCACTTTACCCTTTATGGGAATTGCGCGGGCGAAATGTCTCGACACTAAAACCAACGACTTTATCATAGACCTTACCTCTTGGAACAAACCCTTGACAGAATTTATGTTGAATGCCGAAACCGAAACCTTTACAGCAAGCCCTTTTAATCAAACAAACGTTTATCCTGATGCCTACAACGAACTTGTGGTAGAAGAAGTAGAAGTAAAAGGCCACGATGGCGTGATGATTCCGCTATCTATTATCTATAAAAAAGGAACAAAAAAAGACGGTTCTAATGTTTGCTTTATGCGTAGCTACGGCGCTTATGGTAGTAGTGCTAATCCTTATTTTAGTACCCTTTACAATGCACTAGTCACAAAAGGTGTGGTATATGCGGTGCCTCATGTGCGTGGTGGAGGCGAAAAAGGCGAAGCTTGGTATAAGGGAGGATTTAAAACCACCAAACCCAATACGTGGAAGGATTTTATTAGCTGTGCTGAATATATGATTGCCCAAGGCTTTACCCAATCGTCTAAATTATCTGGAATGGGCACAAGTGCAGGCGGAATCTTAATTTCAAGAGCCATTACCGAAAGACCCGATTTGTTTGCCGCAGCCATAAATAATGTAGGAACTTCTAATAAAATGAGAGGCGAATTTTCAGCAAATGGTCCTGTAAACGTGCCAGAATTTGGTACTGTTAAAGACCCCATCGAAGCAAAAGCTCTGTACGAAATGGATGGAATGCAACACGTTGTAGATCGCGTTAACTATCCCGCAGTAATTAATGTAGCAGGTTGGACAGACTCGCGCGTTGTGGCTTGGCAACCAGGAAAATTTGCAGCAGCCCTTCAAAATGCAACAGCATCTAATAAACCCGTTTTAATGAAAGTAAATTATGACAATGGCCATTTTACGGAAGACCGGGAAGTAACCTGGGCAAATTTTGCAGACCAGTTTGCCTTTGTGATGTGGCAATGTGGGCATCCCGATTTCCAACAGAAGCTTTAA
- a CDS encoding YybH family protein has product MKKTNKYLCTLAAGVLMLSLLNSCSEKKDSKEEVSITTEFNLDIVKAEIEEANTNFMALVAAGDSIGLANAYTIDAKFMGAGAPSVTGRKDIQTAMAGIVNSGITRADLRLENIYGTEDLIAEEGELTLYVGDMAVAEEKYIVLWKKEDGKWKLFRDIFNSNLPTE; this is encoded by the coding sequence ATGAAAAAAACCAATAAATACCTATGCACACTGGCAGCAGGAGTATTAATGCTAAGCCTATTGAATAGTTGCTCTGAGAAAAAAGATTCTAAAGAGGAAGTCAGCATCACAACTGAATTCAATTTAGATATTGTCAAGGCAGAAATTGAAGAGGCAAATACCAATTTTATGGCATTAGTTGCCGCTGGAGATTCCATAGGCTTAGCGAATGCCTACACCATTGATGCAAAATTCATGGGTGCTGGAGCACCATCGGTAACTGGCAGAAAAGACATTCAAACGGCTATGGCTGGAATAGTCAATTCGGGTATTACTAGAGCTGATTTAAGATTGGAAAACATTTACGGGACTGAGGATCTAATTGCTGAAGAAGGAGAACTTACTCTTTACGTGGGAGACATGGCAGTAGCAGAAGAGAAGTACATCGTCCTTTGGAAAAAAGAAGATGGGAAGTGGAAATTGTTTAGGGATATTTTCAATTCCAATTTACCTACGGAATAG
- a CDS encoding IS1595-like element ISPto10 family transposase: protein MINFEGQNAQEFYVRFNSVLSCKEYLSEIKWENGFKCVKCNHSACQIRSNYDRTCNKCSHTESASANTLFHKVKFGLDKAFIICFEMATTTRSLSASYLAKRVGVTPYTARMFMYKVRDAMKSSENFPMMNRVEVDEFVVGGKEDGKVGRSYNTKKKKAVVALELTENGKVKRMYVNQINDFSAKELLPIFDKHISKTASINTDLWRGYRPIAKEFNIEQIPSNSGKNFKILHTMIHQIKSWIRTTYSYVSSFHISGYFDEFCYRLNRSRSKKTIFHNLVSRMMQKPKLYQSKLICT from the coding sequence ATGATTAATTTTGAAGGGCAAAATGCCCAAGAGTTTTATGTTCGGTTCAATTCTGTGCTTTCTTGTAAGGAATACCTATCAGAAATAAAATGGGAAAATGGTTTCAAATGTGTAAAATGTAATCATAGTGCTTGTCAAATTCGTTCCAATTATGATCGTACCTGTAATAAATGTAGTCATACAGAATCAGCATCTGCAAACACGCTTTTTCATAAAGTAAAATTTGGATTAGATAAGGCTTTTATCATCTGTTTTGAAATGGCAACGACTACTCGTAGTTTATCAGCAAGTTATTTGGCAAAACGAGTAGGAGTTACACCTTATACTGCCCGAATGTTCATGTACAAGGTTCGTGATGCTATGAAGTCTAGTGAGAACTTTCCAATGATGAATCGCGTTGAGGTAGACGAATTTGTGGTAGGTGGAAAAGAAGATGGTAAGGTTGGGAGAAGCTATAATACCAAGAAAAAAAAAGCTGTAGTAGCCCTTGAACTAACAGAAAATGGAAAAGTGAAAAGAATGTACGTGAATCAAATAAATGACTTTTCTGCTAAAGAATTACTTCCAATATTTGATAAGCATATCTCAAAAACGGCAAGTATCAACACGGATTTGTGGCGCGGATATAGACCTATAGCTAAAGAATTTAATATCGAACAGATACCTAGTAATTCTGGGAAAAACTTCAAAATATTACACACTATGATTCATCAAATCAAATCGTGGATTAGAACTACCTATTCATATGTAAGTTCTTTCCATATTAGTGGATATTTTGATGAATTTTGTTATCGATTGAATAGGTCTAGAAGTAAGAAAACCATCTTTCATAACCTTGTTTCTAGAATGATGCAAAAACCGAAATTATATCAATCCAAATTAATATGTACTTAA